From Halotia branconii CENA392, the proteins below share one genomic window:
- a CDS encoding transglycosylase domain-containing protein, which translates to MSSPQPPQKPQTLLGQLTQAVHTIQARVDFSKLALKPNAKVPEIWVQDAGADKAEIYPLLGDRYILGRSSKSSDIVIRNPVVSQIHLSLSRDSTQRTPVFVIKDENSTNGIYRGKRRVTSLELRHGDILTLGPPELAASVRLQYVDPPPWYQKAATLAAYGVGGASALFALVIGVEWTKFSVRPLPTATRAPIIVYARDGATPLREPRTTSHVDMKRLQDFGPYLPTAVVASEDSRYNWHFGVDPLGILRAVLINSRSGDVQQGASTVTQQVARSLFRDYVGTQDSLGRKLREAIVALKLETFYSKDEILLTYLNRVFLGGDTSGFEDAAQYYFRKSAKELTLAEAATLVGILPAPNAFDFCGDGPNKLEAAEYRNRVIKRMQEMGKITQEQANRARRSTVQISPKVCEQQAKIIAPYFYNYVFQELESILGAGAANEGNYIIETDLNPAIQAQAETSLRNSVSNAGSTFRFSQGAIVTLDSRTGSILAMVGGTDYRKSQFNRAVQAQRQPGSTFKIFAYTAAIEKGISPSKNYSCAPLTWQGFTYKPCRAGADVSLDVATGLALSENPIALRVARDIGLDKVVTMAKRLGIKSSLDPVPGLVLGQSVVNVLEMTGAFGAIGNRGEWNPPHAINRILDSSDCSDRKDLKTCRVVYTFQQNPDANKRVLSTGVADQMTSLMRGVVTRGTGRSAAIGLGEAGKTGTTDKNVDLWFIGFIPSQRLVTGIWLGNDNNSPTLGSSAQAAQLWGNYMGRITR; encoded by the coding sequence ATGAGTTCCCCCCAACCTCCTCAAAAGCCTCAAACGTTACTTGGTCAACTGACTCAAGCAGTACATACAATTCAAGCTAGGGTTGACTTTTCCAAACTGGCGCTCAAGCCTAATGCCAAAGTACCGGAAATCTGGGTGCAGGATGCGGGGGCGGATAAGGCAGAAATTTATCCGTTATTGGGCGATCGCTATATACTTGGTCGCAGTTCTAAATCCTCCGATATAGTCATTCGCAACCCAGTTGTTAGCCAAATTCACCTGTCACTCTCACGAGATTCGACTCAGCGCACCCCTGTTTTCGTCATCAAAGATGAAAACTCCACTAATGGCATTTATCGTGGTAAGCGACGGGTTACTTCCTTAGAACTGCGTCATGGCGATATTCTCACATTAGGACCACCAGAACTTGCTGCTTCAGTGCGGCTGCAATACGTTGATCCACCGCCTTGGTACCAAAAAGCTGCAACTTTAGCTGCTTATGGCGTTGGCGGTGCAAGTGCCCTTTTCGCATTGGTGATTGGCGTTGAATGGACGAAGTTTTCTGTCAGACCCTTACCTACAGCGACTCGCGCTCCTATAATCGTTTACGCCCGTGATGGCGCTACCCCCCTGCGTGAGCCTCGGACTACTTCTCACGTAGATATGAAGCGTTTGCAAGACTTTGGTCCTTATTTGCCTACCGCTGTAGTGGCATCAGAGGATAGTCGATACAATTGGCACTTTGGGGTTGATCCGTTGGGGATTTTGCGAGCTGTGTTGATTAACAGTCGTAGTGGAGATGTGCAGCAAGGAGCCAGCACTGTTACCCAGCAAGTAGCCCGCAGTTTATTCCGTGACTATGTTGGTACTCAGGACTCCTTAGGACGCAAATTGCGAGAAGCAATAGTTGCTTTGAAGTTAGAAACTTTTTACAGCAAAGATGAAATTTTGCTGACTTATTTAAATCGGGTGTTTTTGGGTGGAGATACTTCTGGTTTTGAAGATGCTGCCCAGTATTACTTTAGAAAATCAGCTAAAGAATTAACTCTTGCTGAAGCGGCGACTTTAGTCGGAATTTTACCTGCCCCCAATGCTTTTGATTTTTGTGGAGATGGCCCAAATAAACTAGAAGCAGCTGAATACCGCAACCGTGTGATTAAACGGATGCAGGAGATGGGTAAAATTACGCAAGAACAGGCAAACAGAGCTAGGCGTTCTACTGTCCAAATTAGCCCCAAAGTCTGCGAACAACAGGCGAAAATTATTGCTCCTTATTTTTATAATTATGTGTTCCAAGAACTGGAATCAATTTTGGGTGCAGGAGCAGCAAACGAAGGAAACTATATCATTGAAACCGATCTCAATCCGGCAATTCAAGCTCAAGCAGAAACATCGTTGCGTAATTCAGTGAGCAATGCTGGTTCAACTTTTAGGTTTTCTCAAGGAGCGATCGTCACTCTAGATTCTAGAACTGGTAGTATTCTGGCTATGGTAGGCGGAACTGATTATAGAAAAAGTCAGTTTAATCGTGCTGTTCAAGCTCAAAGACAACCAGGTTCTACCTTCAAAATTTTTGCTTACACAGCTGCTATTGAAAAAGGTATTTCTCCATCCAAAAATTATTCTTGCGCTCCTTTAACGTGGCAAGGCTTTACCTACAAACCTTGCCGTGCTGGTGCTGATGTCAGCTTGGATGTTGCCACTGGACTTGCGCTTTCAGAAAACCCCATTGCTCTAAGAGTTGCCAGAGATATAGGACTAGATAAAGTAGTGACAATGGCAAAGCGTTTAGGCATCAAGTCAAGCCTAGATCCGGTTCCTGGTTTGGTGCTGGGTCAGAGTGTGGTTAATGTTTTAGAAATGACTGGTGCTTTTGGCGCTATTGGTAATCGTGGTGAGTGGAATCCTCCCCATGCAATTAATAGAATTTTAGACAGCAGTGACTGTAGCGATCGCAAAGATTTAAAAACCTGCCGTGTTGTCTATACTTTCCAACAAAATCCCGATGCGAACAAACGAGTTTTATCAACTGGTGTTGCAGACCAAATGACTAGTTTAATGCGTGGAGTCGTCACAAGAGGTACTGGTCGTAGTGCTGCTATTGGATTAGGGGAAGCCGGTAAAACTGGGACAACTGATAAAAATGTGGATTTATGGTTTATTGGCTTTATTCCCAGCCAACGACTTGTGACTGGTATTTGGCTAGGAAATGACAATAATTCACCCACACTCGGCAGCAGCGCTCAAGCAGCTCAGTTGTGGGGCAATTATATGGGGAGGATTACAAGATAA
- the lspA gene encoding signal peptidase II, translated as MRLKNRLFWIAAFIAFFLDQITKYWVVQTLNLGQTLALLPGIFHITYVTNTGAAFSLLSGKVEWLRWLSLGVSLVLIALACFGPVLNRWDQLGYGLILGGAIGNGIDRFALGYVVDFLDFRLINFAVFNIADSFISIGIICLLIASLQKTPTSNHRSR; from the coding sequence ATGCGCTTAAAAAACCGCCTTTTCTGGATAGCTGCCTTTATAGCTTTTTTCTTAGATCAAATTACAAAATACTGGGTAGTGCAAACCCTTAACTTGGGACAAACACTAGCACTTCTACCAGGAATATTTCATATTACCTATGTCACTAACACTGGTGCAGCTTTTAGTCTGTTAAGTGGAAAAGTTGAGTGGTTGCGTTGGCTATCTTTGGGAGTAAGTTTAGTTTTGATAGCCCTGGCCTGCTTTGGCCCAGTATTAAATCGTTGGGATCAGTTAGGTTATGGCTTGATTTTGGGAGGAGCTATAGGTAACGGTATAGATCGGTTTGCTCTAGGCTATGTCGTGGATTTCCTTGATTTTCGATTGATTAATTTTGCTGTATTTAATATTGCTGATTCGTTTATCAGTATCGGCATTATTTGTTTACTAATTGCCTCTTTACAAAAAACACCAACTTCAAATCATAGATCACGTTAG
- a CDS encoding biotin transporter BioY, with amino-acid sequence MFAASNQLLWSMIGLLLTMGGTFLEAYGITFPWSWSQQGIQTFSLGVTCQVGAVLLVGCLGGKNAGALSQIAYLVMGLTLLPVFADGGGIGYIKLSQFGYLLGFIPGAWICGLFAFKARPRLETLAFSCICGLLTVHLCGITYLIISYIFQWKGTENLPLIQAILKYSWFAVPGQLAVVCAVTVIAYLLRHLMFY; translated from the coding sequence ATGTTTGCCGCTTCCAATCAATTGCTTTGGTCTATGATCGGCTTACTCCTAACAATGGGTGGAACCTTCTTAGAAGCCTATGGTATCACCTTTCCTTGGAGTTGGAGTCAGCAAGGAATCCAGACTTTTTCTTTAGGTGTCACCTGTCAAGTTGGTGCAGTGTTATTGGTAGGTTGTCTAGGGGGCAAAAATGCTGGTGCGCTCTCACAAATTGCCTATTTAGTCATGGGTTTAACATTGCTACCTGTATTTGCCGACGGTGGTGGTATTGGTTATATCAAATTATCTCAGTTTGGCTACCTATTAGGCTTTATTCCAGGAGCGTGGATTTGTGGATTATTTGCTTTTAAAGCCAGACCTCGACTAGAAACTCTAGCTTTTAGTTGTATTTGTGGCCTGTTAACCGTTCACCTCTGCGGGATTACTTATTTGATTATTAGCTATATCTTTCAGTGGAAAGGCACAGAAAATCTACCTTTAATCCAAGCAATTCTTAAATACTCTTGGTTTGCAGTACCAGGACAACTAGCTGTAGTTTGTGCCGTTACCGTAATAGCATATTTATTAAGACATTTAATGTTTTATTAG
- the pstS gene encoding phosphate ABC transporter substrate-binding protein PstS, which translates to MLSRLNVVKTHRLTAPISVLALTISLAACGGQQASDNTTPSGTATDATASSPGKLDLGGNVSLTGAGASFPAPLYASWFNDLNKKYPNLQVNYQSVGSGAGVEQFLKGTVDFGASDVAMKDEEIQKVPQDKGVLLLPMTAGSIVLSYNLPEVSELKLPRAVYSDILLGNIKSWNDPKIAAANPGVNLPNQPITVVHRSDGSGTTGVFTKHLSAINPTWKSKVGEGKTVNWPVGVGAKGNEGVTAQIQQTQGSIGYVEYGYAKQNKLKFAALENQSGKFIVPSEESAAKTLEAVTLPENLRAFIADPEGAESYPIVTYTWILAYKKYPDAAKGKAVEAMIEYGLTEGQKIAPELGYVALPANVVAKVAAAADQINPDYKISVTGSGNSASK; encoded by the coding sequence ATGCTATCACGTTTGAATGTAGTAAAAACCCATCGCCTCACAGCTCCTATATCAGTGTTAGCACTGACAATTAGCCTAGCTGCTTGTGGCGGACAGCAAGCTTCAGACAACACTACCCCTTCTGGTACTGCTACAGATGCTACTGCCTCAAGTCCAGGTAAATTGGATCTTGGTGGCAACGTGTCATTGACTGGGGCAGGTGCTTCTTTCCCTGCGCCTTTATACGCAAGTTGGTTCAATGATTTAAACAAAAAATATCCCAACCTACAAGTTAACTATCAGTCGGTTGGTAGCGGTGCTGGAGTGGAGCAATTTCTCAAAGGCACTGTAGATTTTGGTGCTAGCGATGTGGCCATGAAGGATGAAGAAATCCAGAAAGTACCGCAAGATAAAGGTGTACTTTTGCTGCCCATGACTGCTGGTAGTATTGTATTATCCTACAACTTACCAGAAGTGTCGGAGCTGAAGTTACCAAGGGCAGTTTACAGTGATATTCTGCTAGGCAATATTAAAAGCTGGAACGATCCAAAAATTGCAGCTGCTAACCCAGGCGTAAACCTTCCTAATCAGCCCATTACAGTTGTGCATCGTTCTGATGGTAGTGGTACGACTGGTGTGTTTACAAAACACCTCAGCGCTATTAATCCAACTTGGAAGAGTAAAGTTGGAGAAGGCAAAACCGTTAACTGGCCTGTGGGAGTTGGTGCTAAGGGTAATGAAGGCGTTACCGCCCAAATTCAACAAACTCAAGGATCAATAGGTTACGTCGAGTATGGCTACGCCAAACAAAATAAACTGAAATTTGCGGCTTTAGAAAACCAAAGCGGCAAGTTTATTGTGCCTAGCGAAGAGTCGGCTGCTAAAACTTTAGAAGCAGTAACTCTACCAGAAAATCTCCGTGCTTTTATTGCAGATCCAGAAGGTGCAGAATCTTATCCCATAGTCACTTATACATGGATTCTGGCTTACAAAAAGTATCCAGATGCAGCCAAGGGTAAAGCTGTAGAAGCAATGATTGAATATGGTTTAACTGAAGGTCAGAAAATTGCTCCAGAATTAGGATATGTAGCTTTACCTGCAAACGTAGTTGCAAAAGTTGCTGCCGCTGCCGATCAAATCAACCCAGATTATAAAATTTCTGTGACTGGTAGTGGTAATAGCGCGAGCAAATAA
- the pstC gene encoding phosphate ABC transporter permease subunit PstC: MATNISSLKSASKNRSDIEKSVDRGFIWLTRIFALAVAGTLLWIAVQVTIAAWPAIQQFGIGFLAQSTWNPVNDEYGVLPQIYGTLVSSFLGLLIAIPIGVGTAVLLSENFLPGKIRLVLVFLVELLAAIPSVVYGVWGIFVLVPILTDLGKWLNTYFGWLPIFSTPPTGPGMFPAGVILAIMTLPIITAISRDALISVPSSLRQAAVGLGATRWETIFQVLIPAAFSGIVSAVMLALGRAMGETMAVTMLIGNSNNISLSLLAPANTISSLLANQFSEASGLQVAALMYAALVLFVLTLIVNIMAEFLVIRMKRI, encoded by the coding sequence ATGGCTACAAATATCTCAAGTCTGAAATCAGCAAGTAAAAATCGGTCTGACATAGAAAAGTCGGTAGATAGAGGCTTTATTTGGCTGACTCGGATTTTTGCGCTGGCGGTCGCCGGCACTTTATTATGGATTGCAGTACAAGTTACAATTGCTGCTTGGCCTGCAATCCAACAATTTGGTATCGGCTTTTTAGCTCAAAGTACTTGGAATCCGGTCAACGATGAATATGGGGTACTGCCTCAAATTTATGGAACTTTAGTTAGTTCTTTTCTGGGTTTGTTAATAGCTATACCTATTGGTGTAGGTACTGCTGTTTTATTAAGCGAGAATTTTCTCCCAGGTAAGATACGGCTAGTATTAGTATTTTTGGTAGAACTTCTGGCAGCTATACCAAGTGTGGTCTATGGAGTCTGGGGCATTTTTGTTTTAGTGCCGATTTTAACCGACTTAGGCAAATGGCTGAATACTTATTTTGGCTGGTTGCCAATTTTTAGCACTCCTCCCACGGGGCCGGGAATGTTTCCCGCAGGGGTAATTTTAGCAATTATGACCTTGCCAATCATCACAGCGATCTCTCGTGATGCATTGATTTCCGTACCTTCAAGCTTACGTCAAGCAGCTGTGGGTTTAGGAGCAACTCGTTGGGAGACAATTTTTCAAGTTCTGATTCCAGCTGCCTTTTCTGGCATTGTTAGTGCTGTGATGCTGGCTTTGGGTCGAGCAATGGGTGAAACAATGGCTGTAACAATGTTGATTGGTAACTCTAACAACATTAGTCTTTCACTTTTAGCACCAGCTAATACGATTTCTTCTCTATTAGCTAATCAATTTTCCGAGGCTAGTGGTTTGCAAGTTGCGGCTTTAATGTACGCTGCTTTGGTTCTGTTTGTTTTGACACTAATAGTCAATATTATGGCAGAGTTTCTTGTGATCAGAATGAAGCGAATTTAG
- the pstA gene encoding phosphate ABC transporter permease PstA: MTSHFPQRSLTRTSTSPRTLFNTVMTVIAFICGVLALLPLLAVLSYVLIKGFSSLSLSVFTELPPAPLREGGGFGNAILGTLLMVGIAALISIPFGVMGAIYLTEFSSGKVARSIRFATNVLSGVPSIIAGVFAYGIVVLTLVKLNLGSYSAIGGGFALAILMLPIIVRTTDEALQLVSQDLRQASLGLGATNFQTVTQVVLPSALPAIVTGSTLAIARAAGETAPLLFTALFSPFWPKSLFEPTASLAVLVYNFAISPFQNWQSLAWAASLILVLMVLITSIIARWATRQKVH; this comes from the coding sequence ATGACTTCTCATTTTCCGCAAAGGAGTTTAACTCGCACTTCTACCTCTCCCCGGACACTGTTTAATACAGTGATGACTGTAATTGCATTTATTTGTGGAGTCTTGGCGCTTTTACCGCTGTTGGCAGTTCTTTCTTACGTCCTCATTAAAGGTTTTAGCAGTCTTAGTCTAAGCGTATTTACAGAACTACCGCCCGCACCCTTGAGAGAGGGAGGAGGTTTTGGTAATGCAATTCTGGGAACACTGTTAATGGTAGGAATTGCCGCATTAATTAGTATTCCCTTTGGTGTAATGGGAGCAATTTATTTAACAGAGTTTAGTTCTGGTAAAGTAGCTAGGAGTATACGTTTTGCTACTAATGTCCTCAGTGGAGTTCCTTCGATTATTGCTGGGGTATTTGCTTATGGAATTGTAGTTTTAACCTTGGTAAAACTCAATTTAGGTTCCTACTCAGCCATTGGTGGAGGATTTGCATTAGCAATTTTGATGTTGCCCATTATTGTAAGAACCACTGACGAAGCCTTACAATTAGTATCACAAGATTTGCGACAAGCATCTTTAGGGTTAGGAGCAACTAACTTTCAAACAGTGACCCAAGTTGTATTGCCATCGGCTTTACCAGCAATTGTAACTGGTTCAACATTGGCGATCGCCAGAGCAGCTGGAGAAACTGCACCTTTACTATTTACTGCTTTATTTTCACCATTTTGGCCTAAAAGTTTATTTGAGCCGACAGCTTCCTTAGCTGTTTTGGTTTACAACTTTGCTATTTCTCCTTTTCAGAATTGGCAGTCATTAGCTTGGGCAGCGTCTTTAATTTTGGTATTGATGGTTTTGATCACCAGTATTATCGCGCGCTGGGCAACTCGCCAGAAAGTTCATTAA
- the pstB gene encoding phosphate ABC transporter ATP-binding protein PstB produces the protein MATNISTANGTETVLRTENLNIYYGNFLAVQNVWLDIPKHKATAFIGPSGCGKSTLLRCYNRLNDLIESFRAEGKVTYYDKNLYAPDVDPVEVRRRIGMVFQRPNPFPKSIYDNITFGAKINGYTGNMDELVERSLRQAALWDEVKDKLRQSGFSLSGGQQQRLCIARAIAVQPDVILMDEPCSALDPVSTLRVEELIHELKEQYTIVIVTHNMQQAARVSDMTAFFNVKPSDTGGRSGYLVEYDATETIFNNPKQEDTRDYVSGRFG, from the coding sequence ATGGCTACCAATATTAGCACCGCTAATGGCACAGAAACTGTTTTACGTACAGAAAACCTCAACATTTACTACGGCAACTTTTTAGCTGTACAGAATGTTTGGCTAGATATTCCCAAACATAAAGCGACAGCTTTTATTGGCCCTTCTGGTTGTGGTAAAAGTACCTTATTGCGATGCTATAACCGTTTAAATGACTTAATTGAATCATTTCGAGCCGAAGGTAAAGTTACTTATTACGATAAAAATCTTTATGCACCTGACGTTGATCCAGTAGAGGTGCGTCGGCGAATTGGGATGGTATTTCAAAGACCTAATCCTTTTCCCAAATCAATTTATGACAATATTACTTTTGGCGCTAAAATCAACGGCTACACAGGTAATATGGACGAACTAGTAGAACGTAGTTTGCGACAAGCAGCTTTGTGGGATGAAGTCAAAGACAAACTGCGGCAAAGTGGCTTTTCATTATCTGGTGGACAACAACAACGTCTGTGTATTGCCAGAGCGATCGCAGTGCAACCCGACGTTATATTAATGGATGAACCTTGCTCTGCTCTTGACCCCGTATCTACTTTGCGGGTTGAAGAATTGATTCATGAATTAAAAGAACAATATACCATAGTTATTGTTACTCATAACATGCAACAAGCCGCGCGGGTGTCAGATATGACTGCCTTTTTTAATGTTAAACCTTCAGACACGGGAGGGCGTAGTGGCTATCTAGTAGAATACGATGCTACAGAAACAATTTTCAACAATCCTAAGCAAGAAGATACACGAGATTACGTCAGCGGTAGATTCGGTTAG
- a CDS encoding protochlorophyllide reductase — MEQPRKSTVVITGTSSGVGLQAAKALAQTGQWYIVMACRDLPKTQEAAQSVEIPPDSYTIMHLDLASLESVRQFVKKFRESGRSLDALVCNAAIYMPLLKEPLRSVDGYELSVATNHLGHFLLCNLMLEDLKKSSSNDPRLVILGTVTHNPKELGGKIPPRPDLGDLKGLVEGFKEPYSMIDGKKFEPVKAYKDSKVCNVLTMRELHRRYHESTGITFSSLYPGCVATTPLFRNHYPLFQKLFPLFQRYITGGFVSEELAGQRVADVVADPAYKQSGAYWSWGNRQKKDGKSFVREVSPEASDDEKAKRMWDLSEKLVGIGKVQPV, encoded by the coding sequence ATGGAACAACCTCGCAAGTCAACGGTCGTGATCACCGGCACATCATCGGGGGTAGGTTTGCAAGCTGCAAAAGCTCTTGCTCAAACAGGGCAGTGGTATATAGTGATGGCTTGTCGGGATCTCCCCAAGACTCAAGAAGCTGCTCAATCTGTAGAAATCCCTCCAGATAGCTACACAATTATGCATCTCGACTTGGCTAGCTTAGAGAGTGTTCGACAGTTTGTCAAAAAATTTCGAGAAAGTGGCAGGTCGTTGGATGCTTTAGTATGTAACGCCGCAATATATATGCCTTTATTAAAAGAGCCGTTGCGAAGTGTAGACGGATACGAATTGAGCGTTGCTACAAATCACCTGGGACATTTTTTGTTATGTAATCTGATGCTGGAGGATTTAAAAAAATCATCCTCTAATGATCCAAGATTGGTAATTTTAGGAACCGTCACCCACAACCCAAAAGAATTGGGAGGAAAAATTCCACCGCGTCCAGACTTAGGAGATCTTAAAGGCTTGGTAGAGGGTTTTAAAGAGCCTTACTCAATGATTGATGGGAAAAAGTTTGAGCCTGTGAAAGCTTACAAAGATAGCAAAGTCTGCAATGTATTAACTATGCGGGAGTTGCACCGACGCTATCACGAGTCAACTGGCATTACCTTTAGTTCTCTTTATCCTGGTTGTGTAGCAACAACGCCGTTATTTAGAAACCACTACCCGTTATTTCAAAAACTTTTTCCATTGTTCCAAAGATATATTACTGGGGGATTTGTATCTGAAGAGTTAGCAGGCCAACGAGTCGCAGATGTAGTAGCTGATCCTGCATACAAACAATCTGGTGCTTATTGGAGTTGGGGTAATAGACAAAAGAAAGATGGTAAGTCTTTTGTCAGAGAGGTTTCTCCCGAAGCCAGCGATGATGAGAAAGCCAAACGCATGTGGGATTTAAGCGAAAAATTAGTTGGAATTGGGAAAGTTCAGCCTGTATAA
- a CDS encoding NAD+ synthase, which yields MKIAIAQLNPTIGDLPGNARKILEAAQQAAALGARLLLTPELSLCGYPPRDLLLNPSFVEAMGIELQQLAQDLPSNLAVLVGTVEENLKAHITGGKTLFNSIALLEAGEIKQVFHKQLLPTYDVFDERRYFEPSLQANYFTLDNIDIGVTICEDLWNDEDFWGKRSYVANPIADLATIGVDLIVNLSASPYTVGKQHFRAAMLKHSAVRFQQPIIYANQVGGNDDLIFDGCSFALNRQGEIMYRACGFATDLGIIEFDAVQRDLHSSTIVAEYESSDAEIWQALVLGVQDYARKCRFSKVVLGLSGGIDSALVAAIATAALGKENVLGVLMPSPYSSEHSVSDALALSKNLGIETNILKIGELMQSFDYTLADLFAGTEFGIAEENIQSRIRGNLLMAIANKFGYLLLSTGNKSEMAVGYCTLYGDMNGGLAVIADVPKTRVYSLCHWLNCDREIIPQNILTKAPSAELKPGQIDQDSLPAYEILDDILQRLIHHHQSAAQIIAAGHDPAIVNRVIQMVARAEFKRRQAPPGLKITDRAFGTGWRMPIASNWVGAAVKNTYHSENVLNPSSLSH from the coding sequence ATGAAAATTGCGATCGCTCAACTTAATCCCACAATTGGTGATTTGCCAGGAAATGCCCGCAAAATTTTAGAGGCTGCACAGCAAGCAGCAGCACTAGGTGCGCGTTTATTATTAACACCAGAACTTTCTTTATGTGGTTATCCACCAAGAGATTTATTACTAAATCCTAGTTTTGTGGAAGCTATGGGTATCGAATTGCAACAACTAGCGCAAGATTTACCATCAAATTTAGCTGTATTAGTAGGAACTGTTGAAGAAAACTTAAAAGCCCATATTACTGGCGGTAAAACTTTATTTAATAGTATAGCTTTATTAGAAGCAGGAGAAATCAAACAAGTTTTTCATAAGCAGTTGTTACCTACTTATGATGTTTTTGATGAAAGACGCTATTTTGAACCAAGTTTACAAGCTAATTATTTTACTTTAGATAATATTGATATTGGCGTAACTATTTGCGAAGATTTATGGAATGATGAAGACTTTTGGGGCAAACGAAGTTATGTCGCAAATCCAATCGCTGATTTAGCAACTATTGGTGTTGATTTAATCGTAAATTTATCTGCATCGCCTTACACAGTTGGTAAGCAACACTTCCGAGCAGCCATGCTTAAGCATAGTGCAGTGCGTTTTCAACAACCAATTATCTATGCTAATCAAGTGGGAGGAAATGATGACTTAATTTTTGATGGATGTAGTTTTGCTTTGAATCGTCAAGGTGAAATTATGTATCGTGCCTGTGGTTTTGCAACCGATTTAGGAATAATAGAATTTGATGCAGTCCAACGAGATTTGCACTCAAGTACAATAGTAGCTGAATATGAATCATCAGATGCAGAAATTTGGCAGGCTTTGGTTTTAGGAGTACAAGATTATGCTCGAAAGTGTCGCTTTTCTAAAGTAGTATTAGGTTTAAGTGGAGGAATAGACTCAGCATTAGTAGCAGCGATCGCCACGGCTGCGTTAGGTAAAGAAAATGTCTTAGGTGTGTTGATGCCTTCGCCTTACAGTTCTGAACATTCTGTTAGCGATGCTTTAGCATTAAGCAAAAATTTGGGGATTGAAACGAACATCTTAAAAATCGGCGAATTAATGCAATCCTTTGATTACACCTTAGCTGACTTGTTTGCTGGAACTGAATTTGGTATTGCCGAAGAAAATATTCAGTCCCGGATTCGGGGTAATTTATTAATGGCGATCGCTAATAAATTTGGCTATCTTTTATTGTCTACTGGTAATAAGTCAGAAATGGCGGTTGGTTATTGTACGTTATATGGTGACATGAATGGCGGTTTAGCAGTGATTGCTGATGTGCCTAAAACCCGCGTTTATTCACTTTGTCATTGGTTAAACTGCGATCGTGAAATTATTCCCCAAAATATCCTCACTAAAGCACCCAGCGCCGAACTCAAACCCGGCCAAATTGACCAAGACTCTTTACCTGCCTACGAAATTTTAGATGACATTTTGCAACGCCTGATTCATCATCACCAATCAGCTGCACAAATTATCGCCGCAGGACACGATCCGGCGATTGTCAACCGAGTCATCCAGATGGTGGCGCGTGCTGAATTTAAGCGGCGACAAGCACCCCCAGGATTAAAAATTACTGATCGGGCTTTTGGCACTGGTTGGCGAATGCCAATTGCTAGTAACTGGGTTGGTGCTGCTGTTAAAAATACTTATCATTCTGAAAATGTTCTCAACCCTAGTAGTCTGTCTCATTAA
- a CDS encoding NUDIX hydrolase, translating into MRGRNHKKISTALNQQPCFDSAQQPLADFKVGVDNVIFSVDTTQNRLLVLLVMRQQEPFLNYWSLPGTLVRQGESLEDAAYRIMAEKIRVNNLYLEQLYTFGGPNRDPREEVSSYGVRYLSVSYFALVRFEEAELIADKVTGIAWYPVKQVPQLAFDHNEILTYGHRRLRNKLEYSPVAFEVLPETFTLNDLYQLYTTVLGENFADYSNFRARLLKLGFLCDTGIKVSRGAGRPASLYKFDAQAFAPFKDKPLVFI; encoded by the coding sequence ATGCGAGGACGTAACCACAAAAAGATTTCAACTGCGCTAAATCAACAACCTTGTTTCGACTCCGCTCAACAACCTTTGGCTGACTTCAAGGTAGGTGTTGATAATGTGATTTTTTCTGTAGATACTACGCAGAATCGGCTACTAGTTCTGTTAGTCATGCGACAGCAGGAACCATTTTTAAATTATTGGAGTCTCCCCGGTACTTTGGTACGTCAAGGCGAGTCTCTAGAAGATGCTGCTTATCGCATCATGGCTGAGAAAATTAGAGTTAACAATCTTTACTTAGAGCAGTTATACACTTTTGGCGGTCCCAATCGTGATCCACGAGAAGAAGTTAGTAGTTATGGTGTGCGTTATTTATCAGTTAGTTATTTTGCGTTAGTCAGATTTGAGGAAGCAGAATTAATTGCTGATAAAGTGACTGGTATTGCTTGGTATCCAGTTAAGCAAGTGCCACAATTAGCTTTCGATCATAATGAAATTTTGACTTATGGACACAGGCGGCTGCGAAATAAATTGGAGTATAGTCCGGTAGCTTTTGAAGTTTTACCAGAAACATTTACTTTAAATGATTTGTATCAGTTATATACAACCGTTTTAGGAGAAAATTTCGCCGATTATTCTAACTTTCGGGCGCGTTTACTCAAGTTGGGATTTTTATGCGATACCGGAATTAAAGTGTCACGGGGTGCTGGCCGTCCGGCTAGTTTGTATAAGTTTGATGCTCAAGCTTTTGCACCCTTTAAAGATAAACCTTTAGTATTTATTTAA